In Episyrphus balteatus chromosome 4, idEpiBalt1.1, whole genome shotgun sequence, the sequence gcatatttggtaatttttaatttcctgcgataaattcagttctccacagattttttaacagacacacagaagTTATGAcatgcaacagaagatgcactaatttcaatgttaagttccgccgtttttcccaattttttacaaaccggggccttaacaagtctgtcagttgtatatctacgtgcttgaaacacgtaaaatgcattacgttaccttaccaacgttgaaaaagaacgtttgtcaaaatacttttttccctcaaaaattaatactttttatacaaaaaatgcagcctggaagcataataccaactaaatgactgacattgaccatcgtgagattcaccataatatacttaataaataaccgtcaacttccttattttatgtttaaccattacagattattctcatcagttagaaaaatgttcattttgtcaaaatactttttccgactgttgtatattttttttgttacaaaaaatatatatctatgtatttataaatatttttatttttactttattatctttaaaattaaacttatttgTTTCTACAGCAACTGCATATCCTTTCTTATATAGTAACTAGTTTTTGGCAATATAAAACCATTAAATCCACATGATCTCGTTACCGTATAAGCGCCTGTATTTGGAAAAGCAATGAAATCACCATCTTTGAGATTTGGAAGTTGAATATTATCGCAAagctatttaaataaaaatctagtaaaatatttcactttgttaaaattctttaaaaatgaaaCATACAATATCTGCAGCATCACAAGTTGGACCAAATATTAAACTGCTATATGTTTTGCTATTTTCATCCTTAAAATGAATTGTATCAACTTTGATTTTTTCGAATATAATAGCATTGAATGTCCCATAAATTCCATCATTTACATAATACATAATTTTCTCCAATTCACCATCTTTATCACGAAGTTCACGCTTGGAATAAACTCGGCATATTGTTGTATAAGCTGCTGAAACAAAATATCTTCCTGGTTCAGCTATAATTTTAGCTTCAACATcactcatatatttttttaaagcttcgTTAACAATTTCTGCAATCTGTTGAATAATTAATTAGTAATGAAtaacaaaattatgaaatttgaaACCTTACTTCACAAAACATTTCATCATTATGTCCAGGAAATCCACCGCCAATATCGACCAATTCCATTTTATGCTTCATCATAATACCAGCTTTATATAAGTTACTTCCAGTATCAATAGCTCTGTCATATGCATACAAATCACTACAGCCAGATCCAACATGGAAACTTACTCCATTTACCTAAGGAgagaattaaataaattttcagtaaATAGAATTGGTCCTAAAGTAGACCCTTGAGGAATAttaatcattaatttatttattttttttcccaatcTCTAAAGGCCATCGAATGGGCCTAACACCTTTCCAGACACGTGAGCTTGTTTGTAAAGGAGTTTTATAACAAAGCTTCGTTAGATTTGTTATTTAGGTTATAATCTAATGCGTCTTCCGTTGTATTGAAGCAAAATGAAgttgtcaaatcgaaaaaccgttaatgcaAAAGATGAAGGTAGTAAAAAGATCCTCAATTTTCACtccaaattaattttcaaaaaaagcttaaataaaagagatatgacaaaaataagagaATCATCCTTTgacatgtttaaaaaaaaacaccctaactcttaaaccgagggcataatggaaaaaagtttttttttttaactgtataTTATATggaattaaattatcttcaagtttgcaatacatcttttttctgtagattcaaaaatacatgagttatgtgaaaaagtaaaatttgtatttaaaaaaaaaaaacaaaatagcggccaaatgactctagatgaggttgggttcgatatcccgctttttatattcccggtTTTTTAAATCccactttttaaaatcccggTTTTTGTAATCCCGTTTCTTataatcccgatttttataatcccgtttttatTATCCCGGTTTTGCcatcaaaactagttgttttattttaaaaaatcgcgcgattttttaaaataaaaacaactagttttgatggcaaaatcgggataatacaaaattaaaacatattaaaaaatgagagattTTTCTAAACGCTTTGAATTATAAcccttaacaaaaaatataatatataaaaaatatgaaaaattaagaaatgtattatttaaaagaaatcaattaacaactTAATATTTACTTgaaagtttcagaagaacaatcaaatcgtgataattccatagatttataataaaatataatgatCAAAACACATTAAATTAAGTATCTACTTCTACACACTACGCAATCAAaagaaaggagaatgggcaagtttgtatagAATGTGGATGTTGCGCGGCCAGGaatgattttgttattttttgatgtaattaaggtttacatatattgtggagaagttttatccttgtgacgtactccaaaaacggataaaatgcatttttgcatataaCACTATATGTAGATTGTCTCAAAGTTGTATCTTatgtgtgtattttaagtgcaaaatacgaCACTCTCTCATTTTCCCTAaacctgaagacctttatcttaaatatccaactactagaacccaaactataagcattttaaaacaacagtttcaagactattttgagagtttcgttATTCAATTTCttgttagtttgaattgtttgaaaactttcgaacaaaatctttaagtggttgtcttaaaaatcttatattatgagttctattggtcggattttcaagagtaatgacttcagactcagggaaaatgacagagcatcatattttatgttccaaataaaaatataaaccaatttGTCGTTCATACATTGAATAATGCATTAAcgatactaatactgcattttcttacattcttaacgcaatactgcgaaacgtccatagtaaaagtttttcctaacttatagtcctttcatttgataccaattttattaatggccgctcaacgtccaaaatgcccattctcctttcttttaattatatttcatttcttttacttgtgaactcaatttaaggttttaatatattttatgttttaccgttttcataatgtcTTGTAGGTACGGTACATATTCTGTGGGCTTTACGAcgcaaaaatcagttttactaatttttttgtctatttctcatgatttttttaatttatgtattaaGCATGTACATATTTTGTACAAGAACAGGATTTTCGGGATTCGACGGGATTTTATAATGCGGGATTATAATTTATAGGGATTTCAAATAAGCGGGATTTCAAaagacgggatttaaaaaaacggtattttataagacgggattttgaaactttttttttcgggattttcgaaaaacgggattttaaaaagcgggattccgatacgcccATTCCCTCTAGATGCCTCAAATTGCCTTCCTactttaattttagtttttctttcaaaaaaatataattttttttgtatagtcaAATACATAAACTGTTATATTAATATAATaggaataattgaaaaataaaaaacggcaatattaaatgaaatcaaGTAAGAGTTTACaaagtaatttattttctttcaatatcgaaattaatttttttttttaattttttataattcacatttaccattttttttactaaaaaactttaagaaatttAAGTTACATCGGCTCTAAGAGCAATTTCTATTATTTAGTCGTgcagtgtattattttttatcttaaaaatatatttttaaaaatctcactattgagaaaaaaaaaaatagaaaaatcacatttgtcCAACTGCACATAAagtataaatttttagtttaatttttttaattttgttttttttttttcagttcagtaaaaataaaatagttttgaaacgAATCACATTGTCATTATTATTTCATCCCGTAATGAATTTCACTGACACTTAAAATCtttctgaaatattttttttaaatagcttcaacgatttaaacatttcatTTCTAAACTAAtcgttatagaaaaaaaagtaggtcAAGTAATTAATTTCGAGtgtaaaataatttaagaagtttataaaatattttacaaaacttaaccttaacttaaacaaaaaatatttcaacacgaagttaaataaattaaataatcgGAATGTAATTCTTATGCTCTTATTAATTAAGAAATTATGTTTGGACTTAGTAGTTTTGcgtaaaaaaagcttttaaaacaaGTCGAATCTAAtcatttgagaatttttttccagattaagaaaatttgatttatttttttaaagttaaaaaaaatttgttttataaagtttatttataaaaattaaattttgtttaaaaagttatat encodes:
- the LOC129918873 gene encoding ornithine decarboxylase 1-like, with translation MRRVRTPERKPINIYEGTFDLKAKILECSLKDLDASINICDLTSIINKFNDWKRLMPNVEPFYAIKCNDELPVLETLLHLGSGVDCASLKEIEHVLNIGFKPDKILFANPMKNISHIEYAKANNVTDSTVDNEFEIYKIFQHYPESNAVLRFRSDALKAYRSFGKKFGCDAEEDGVALMLVAKALGVNVNGVSFHVGSGCSDLYAYDRAIDTGSNLYKAGIMMKHKMELVDIGGGFPGHNDEMFCEIAEIVNEALKKYMSDVEAKIIAEPGRYFVSAAYTTICRVYSKRELRDKDGELEKIMYYVNDGIYGTFNAIIFEKIKVDTIHFKDENSKTYSSLIFGPTCDAADILCDNIQLPNLKDGDFIAFPNTGAYTVTRSCGFNGFILPKTSYYIRKDMQLL